The following are encoded together in the Bacillus cereus group sp. RP43 genome:
- a CDS encoding NUDIX hydrolase, translating to MQRVDVVYALIYDSEKDKILMVHNVEQNVWSLPGGAVEKGETLEEALVREVKEETGLTTVTGGLVAINEKFFEKQGNHALLFTFQANVVTGELSAEDEGEISAIEWVDRKIANERFPFYDGGFESLLEVSIPYKFQPETK from the coding sequence ATGCAAAGAGTTGATGTTGTATATGCACTAATATACGATAGCGAAAAAGATAAAATATTAATGGTACATAATGTAGAACAAAATGTTTGGTCACTGCCGGGTGGGGCTGTTGAAAAAGGTGAAACGTTAGAGGAAGCTTTAGTAAGGGAAGTAAAAGAGGAGACAGGCTTAACTACCGTAACAGGTGGACTTGTCGCAATAAATGAGAAGTTTTTTGAGAAGCAAGGCAATCATGCGCTATTGTTTACATTCCAAGCAAATGTAGTAACAGGTGAACTTAGTGCAGAAGATGAAGGAGAAATTTCCGCAATCGAGTGGGTAGACAGGAAAATTGCAAATGAGCGATTCCCATTCTATGACGGAGGATTCGAATCATTGTTAGAAGTATCCATTCCATACAAGTTTCAACCAGAAACAAAGTGA
- a CDS encoding L-threonine 3-dehydrogenase produces MKKILVTGSLGQIGSELVMKLRDVYGASNIIATDIRETDSEVVTSGPFETLDVTDGQKLHDIAKRNEVDTIIHLAALLSATAEKNPLFAWNLNMGGLVNALEAARELNCKFFTPSSIGAFGPSTPKDNTPQDTIQRPTTMYGVNKVAGELLCDYYHQKFGVDTRGVRFPGLISYVAPPGGGTTDYAVEIYYEAIKKGAYTSYIAEGTYMDMMYMPDALQAIISLMEADPSKLVHRNAFNITAMSFEPEQIAASIRKHIPAFTMDYAVDPARQTIADSWPNSIDATAAMKEWGFKAEYDLDKMTMDMLAKLKKKLAAELVMN; encoded by the coding sequence ATGAAAAAAATTCTAGTAACCGGTTCTTTAGGGCAAATTGGTTCTGAACTAGTAATGAAACTTCGTGATGTATACGGTGCATCAAATATTATTGCAACAGATATTCGTGAAACAGATAGTGAAGTAGTAACGTCTGGCCCATTTGAAACGTTAGATGTAACGGATGGACAAAAATTACATGATATTGCAAAGCGTAATGAAGTAGATACAATTATTCATTTAGCGGCTTTACTTTCAGCAACTGCAGAAAAAAATCCGTTATTTGCTTGGAATTTAAATATGGGCGGACTTGTAAATGCATTAGAAGCAGCACGTGAATTAAACTGTAAGTTTTTCACGCCAAGTTCTATCGGTGCATTTGGTCCATCAACGCCAAAAGATAATACACCGCAAGATACAATCCAGCGTCCTACTACGATGTATGGGGTAAACAAAGTAGCAGGAGAATTACTATGTGATTATTATCATCAAAAGTTTGGCGTTGATACGCGCGGTGTACGTTTCCCGGGTTTAATTTCGTACGTAGCTCCTCCAGGAGGCGGGACGACTGATTATGCAGTTGAAATTTATTATGAGGCGATTAAAAAAGGCGCATACACCTCATACATTGCTGAAGGAACGTACATGGACATGATGTATATGCCTGATGCTTTACAAGCAATCATTTCATTAATGGAAGCTGATCCAAGTAAGCTAGTGCATAGAAATGCATTTAACATTACAGCAATGAGCTTTGAGCCAGAGCAAATCGCAGCATCAATTCGTAAACACATCCCGGCGTTTACGATGGATTACGCTGTAGATCCTGCTCGTCAAACAATCGCCGATAGCTGGCCAAATTCTATTGATGCAACAGCAGCAATGAAAGAGTGGGGCTTTAAAGCAGAATACGATTTAGACAAAATGACAATGGACATGCTTGCTAAGTTAAAAAAAAAGCTTGCAGCTGAGTTAGTGATGAATTAA
- a CDS encoding glycine C-acetyltransferase → MSSKTLAKFLEENLEDLKSKGLYNVIDPLESSNGPIITIGGKEYINLSSNNYLGLATDSRLQEAAIGAIHKYGVGAGAVRTINGTLDLHIKLEETIAKFKHTEAAIAYQSGFNCNMAAISAVMDKNDAILSDELNHASIIDGSRLSKAKIIVYKHSDMEDLRQKAIAAKESGLYNKLMVITDGVFSMDGDVAKLPEIVEIAEELDLMTYVDDAHGSGVLGKGAGTVKHFGLSDKVDFQIGTLSKAIGVIGGYVAGKQNLIDWLKVRSRPFLFSTALTPADAAACMRSIEILMESTELHDRLWENGRYLKQGLKELGFNIGESETPITPCIIGDEVLTQEFSKRLNEEGVYAKSIVFPTVAKGMGRVRNMPTAAHTKEMLDEAIRKYEKVGKEMGII, encoded by the coding sequence ATGTCTAGTAAAACACTTGCGAAATTTTTAGAAGAAAATTTAGAGGATTTAAAATCAAAGGGGCTTTATAACGTAATTGATCCGCTTGAGAGTTCAAATGGACCGATCATTACAATTGGCGGAAAAGAATATATTAACTTATCTTCAAACAACTATCTTGGATTAGCAACAGATAGCCGTTTGCAAGAAGCAGCAATTGGTGCAATTCATAAGTACGGCGTTGGAGCAGGAGCTGTTCGTACAATTAACGGTACTTTAGATTTGCATATTAAATTAGAAGAGACAATTGCAAAGTTTAAACATACAGAAGCAGCAATTGCTTACCAATCAGGATTTAACTGTAATATGGCAGCGATTTCAGCCGTTATGGATAAAAACGATGCGATTCTTTCAGACGAATTAAACCATGCTTCTATTATTGATGGTAGTCGTCTATCAAAAGCAAAAATTATTGTTTATAAACATTCTGATATGGAAGATTTACGCCAAAAAGCAATCGCGGCGAAAGAATCAGGTCTTTACAATAAATTAATGGTAATTACAGATGGTGTCTTCTCGATGGATGGAGATGTTGCAAAATTACCAGAAATTGTTGAGATTGCAGAAGAATTAGATTTAATGACATATGTAGACGATGCACACGGTTCAGGTGTACTTGGAAAAGGTGCAGGAACTGTAAAGCACTTCGGTCTATCTGATAAAGTTGATTTCCAAATTGGTACATTATCAAAAGCAATTGGGGTAATTGGTGGATATGTAGCAGGGAAACAAAACTTAATTGACTGGTTAAAAGTGCGTTCACGTCCATTCTTATTCTCTACAGCATTAACACCAGCTGATGCAGCTGCTTGTATGAGATCAATTGAAATTTTAATGGAAAGCACAGAGTTACACGATCGTTTATGGGAAAATGGTCGCTATTTAAAACAAGGGTTAAAAGAACTTGGCTTTAACATTGGAGAAAGTGAGACACCAATTACACCTTGTATTATTGGTGATGAAGTATTAACACAAGAATTTAGTAAACGTCTGAATGAAGAAGGCGTATACGCAAAATCTATCGTATTCCCAACCGTGGCAAAAGGAATGGGACGCGTTCGAAATATGCCTACAGCAGCTCATACGAAAGAAATGTTAGATGAAGCAATTCGTAAGTATGAAAAAGTAGGGAAAGAAATGGGTATCATTTAA
- a CDS encoding methyltransferase domain-containing protein, whose amino-acid sequence MAFTESDVYNNEAFFEQYMKRRYRENSPNESLEKPAFFQLIGDVKGKKILDLGCGDAKFGEELLENGCHSYTGIEGSELMYEKARKHLENKKNGSVHFINLKDYTYPPSTFDLVTSRLALHYIEQLDIIFQNVFQTLKTNGTFTFSVQHPVITSSFESLQTSSKRTSWLVDDYFKPGKRVEPWIDQEVIKYHRTTEEYFTLLQQAGFTITNLKEATPNQTYFQSKEEYERRLRIPLFLLFSCKK is encoded by the coding sequence ATGGCATTTACTGAATCTGATGTATATAATAACGAAGCATTTTTTGAACAATATATGAAACGAAGATACCGAGAAAATAGCCCAAATGAATCACTTGAAAAACCAGCCTTCTTTCAACTCATTGGTGATGTGAAAGGAAAGAAAATCCTCGATTTAGGCTGCGGTGACGCCAAGTTTGGCGAGGAATTATTAGAGAATGGCTGCCACTCTTACACTGGCATTGAAGGCTCCGAGCTTATGTATGAAAAAGCTCGTAAGCACCTAGAAAATAAAAAAAATGGATCTGTTCATTTTATAAACCTCAAAGACTATACCTATCCTCCTTCTACTTTTGATTTAGTAACATCTAGACTCGCCTTACATTATATTGAACAGCTTGATATTATTTTTCAAAATGTGTTTCAAACTTTAAAAACAAACGGGACCTTTACCTTTAGCGTTCAACATCCCGTTATTACCTCTTCGTTTGAAAGCTTACAAACAAGTAGTAAAAGAACTAGCTGGCTCGTCGATGATTATTTCAAACCAGGGAAACGAGTTGAGCCGTGGATTGATCAAGAGGTTATTAAATATCATCGGACAACGGAAGAATATTTTACATTATTACAACAAGCCGGATTTACCATTACAAACCTAAAAGAAGCTACACCAAATCAAACCTATTTTCAGAGTAAAGAAGAATATGAACGTCGCTTACGTATTCCCCTTTTCCTACTATTTTCTTGCAAAAAATAA
- a CDS encoding ABC transporter ATP-binding protein, whose protein sequence is MQKALETKRLTLSYGETIIIDELNLEIPKGEITIFIGSNGCGKSTLLRSLARLLKPTTGDILLDNQAIQSMQTKQIARQMAILPQGPQAPEGLTVLQLVKQGRYPYQTWLKQWSEKDEEMVQKALAATGMTEFAERDVHALSGGQRQRAWIAMTLAQDTDIILLDEPTTYLDMTHQIEVLDLLFELNETEKRTIVMVLHDLNLACRYADNIVAIQDKQIYAQGKPEEVVDQKLVRDVFRMECQISADPLFGTPLCIPHGRGRSVRKEAVQAMR, encoded by the coding sequence ATGCAAAAAGCATTGGAGACGAAACGCTTGACGCTGTCGTATGGTGAAACGATTATTATTGATGAGCTGAATTTAGAAATTCCAAAAGGGGAAATTACAATCTTCATCGGTTCTAACGGTTGTGGGAAATCAACTTTATTACGTTCACTAGCTAGATTATTAAAGCCAACAACCGGTGACATTTTGTTAGACAATCAAGCAATTCAAAGTATGCAAACGAAGCAAATCGCTCGTCAAATGGCGATTTTACCGCAAGGGCCACAAGCACCGGAAGGACTTACGGTATTACAACTTGTAAAGCAAGGACGTTATCCATATCAAACATGGCTGAAGCAATGGTCAGAAAAAGATGAGGAAATGGTACAAAAAGCGCTTGCAGCAACGGGTATGACAGAATTTGCTGAGCGTGATGTTCATGCTCTTTCAGGTGGACAACGTCAACGTGCTTGGATTGCAATGACCCTTGCACAAGATACCGATATTATTTTACTGGATGAGCCAACTACATATTTAGATATGACTCACCAAATTGAAGTGTTAGATTTATTATTCGAATTAAATGAAACAGAGAAAAGAACGATTGTTATGGTATTGCATGATTTGAACTTGGCATGCCGTTATGCAGACAACATTGTAGCTATTCAGGATAAACAAATATATGCGCAAGGTAAACCAGAAGAAGTTGTTGATCAAAAGTTAGTTCGTGATGTATTCCGTATGGAGTGTCAAATAAGCGCTGATCCGTTATTTGGAACACCGCTCTGTATCCCGCATGGAAGAGGAAGAAGTGTACGTAAAGAAGCTGTTCAGGCGATGAGATAA
- a CDS encoding iron ABC transporter permease, whose protein sequence is MKKYIPFRIGKDRFSFLMYKRAILVVLSLLAILIGLFFASAGMGDMKIAPYDVWQAITGNGDAMSNMVVNKFRMPRILIAILVGIALAVAGCILQGLVRNPLASPDIIGITGGASVAVVLFLAIFSDKNNALTVSIHYMPLAAFAGATIVAFFVYLFAWKNDGLSPISLVLIGVGFWALTKAATTLFMLLAPIYQASQANVWITGTVYGSSWQNVMVLAPWVLILTTISFIAARHLNAQELGDDIAVGLGVPLTKSRVFMLLLSTALIGGAVAFAGGIGFVGLMAPHISRRLVGSFYGALLPVAAIIGAILVLAADLIGRTIFTPLEIPAGVFTSAIGAPYFIYLLYKSRNS, encoded by the coding sequence ATGAAGAAGTATATTCCGTTTCGTATAGGAAAAGATAGGTTCTCGTTTTTAATGTATAAACGAGCTATTCTAGTCGTATTAAGTTTACTAGCTATTTTAATAGGATTATTTTTTGCTAGTGCAGGGATGGGCGATATGAAAATTGCTCCTTATGATGTATGGCAAGCAATTACTGGAAATGGCGATGCGATGTCAAATATGGTTGTAAATAAGTTTCGTATGCCGCGTATTTTAATTGCTATTCTCGTAGGAATTGCGCTTGCAGTAGCAGGTTGTATTTTACAAGGGCTCGTTCGAAATCCACTTGCTTCTCCAGATATCATCGGAATTACGGGCGGGGCAAGTGTAGCAGTTGTACTCTTTTTAGCTATATTTAGTGATAAAAACAATGCGCTAACAGTAAGCATTCATTATATGCCGCTAGCAGCTTTTGCTGGGGCAACAATTGTAGCGTTTTTTGTATATTTATTCGCCTGGAAAAATGATGGATTATCACCGATTAGTCTCGTTTTAATTGGTGTTGGATTTTGGGCATTAACGAAAGCAGCAACAACTTTATTTATGTTGTTAGCACCAATTTATCAAGCAAGTCAAGCGAATGTATGGATCACAGGTACTGTTTATGGTTCTTCATGGCAAAATGTTATGGTACTTGCGCCGTGGGTTCTCATTTTAACGACAATATCATTTATCGCTGCGAGACATTTAAATGCACAAGAGCTAGGGGATGATATAGCAGTGGGACTTGGTGTTCCTTTAACGAAGTCGCGTGTATTTATGTTGTTACTTAGTACAGCTTTAATTGGTGGGGCAGTTGCCTTTGCAGGAGGAATTGGATTTGTTGGTTTAATGGCACCTCATATTTCACGAAGGTTGGTTGGCTCTTTCTACGGTGCATTGCTCCCAGTTGCGGCGATTATTGGTGCAATTCTAGTACTTGCTGCAGATTTAATTGGGCGCACAATTTTCACACCACTTGAAATTCCAGCAGGGGTATTTACATCAGCAATTGGTGCACCTTATTTTATTTATTTACTTTATAAAAGTCGGAATTCATAA
- a CDS encoding iron ABC transporter permease — MLLKTNQAKWIGLFVGIIAVVICIWGSIIFGYTNTSWKLALDAFFHFNGSNEHIIIQNVRLPRALIAASVGASLAIAGCLMQTLTKNPLASPDFIGLNSGAAFFIVVAIVLFSVTSLSAFTWIAFLGAAVAAVLVFASSSLGKEGTTPLKLTLAGVAISALFSSLTQGLLVLNEKAMEEVLFWLAGSVQGRKLEILQSVFPYLLIGWIASLMMAGKVNTLMMGEDVAKGLGQRTILMKSFVLLIIVLLSGGSVAVAGPIGFIGIVTPHFARSLVGVDHRWRVPYSGLLGAILLILADIAARYVIMPQEVPVGVMTAFIGAPFFIYIARKRGLSK, encoded by the coding sequence ATGTTATTAAAAACAAATCAAGCAAAATGGATTGGATTATTTGTTGGAATCATTGCAGTCGTTATTTGTATTTGGGGAAGTATTATTTTCGGATATACAAATACGAGTTGGAAATTAGCTTTAGATGCTTTTTTCCATTTTAATGGTTCAAATGAGCATATTATTATTCAAAATGTGCGTCTACCAAGGGCGTTAATTGCAGCAAGTGTTGGTGCTAGTTTAGCCATTGCGGGTTGTCTGATGCAAACTTTAACAAAGAATCCGCTTGCTTCTCCAGATTTTATTGGATTAAATTCAGGCGCTGCGTTCTTTATAGTTGTAGCAATTGTACTCTTTTCCGTGACATCATTATCAGCTTTCACATGGATTGCCTTTTTAGGAGCGGCAGTTGCAGCAGTACTTGTATTTGCCTCTAGTTCTTTAGGAAAAGAAGGGACAACGCCTCTTAAGTTAACGTTAGCAGGTGTAGCAATTAGTGCTTTATTTTCATCGTTAACACAAGGGTTACTTGTTTTAAATGAAAAGGCGATGGAAGAGGTATTATTTTGGCTTGCGGGATCTGTGCAAGGAAGAAAGTTAGAGATTTTACAATCTGTATTCCCGTATTTATTAATAGGCTGGATTGCATCTCTTATGATGGCTGGGAAAGTAAATACATTAATGATGGGGGAAGACGTTGCAAAAGGACTTGGACAACGAACAATTTTAATGAAATCATTCGTACTACTTATTATTGTACTGCTGTCTGGTGGTTCAGTTGCGGTTGCTGGCCCAATAGGATTTATTGGAATTGTTACTCCGCATTTTGCCAGATCTCTTGTTGGAGTTGATCACAGATGGAGAGTACCCTATAGCGGCTTGTTAGGTGCAATACTACTAATCTTGGCTGATATAGCAGCAAGATATGTCATTATGCCACAAGAAGTACCAGTAGGGGTTATGACAGCATTTATCGGAGCCCCATTCTTTATTTATATTGCACGTAAGAGAGGGCTTAGCAAATGA
- a CDS encoding iron-siderophore ABC transporter substrate-binding protein, which translates to MNFMQKKSFTVFVFLLAFSLLLSACGKSNNKEESTKEDNKKEMITVEHAMGKTEVPANPKRVVILTNEGTEALLELGVKPVGAVKSWTGDPWYPHIKDKMKDVKVVGDEGQVNVETIASLKPDLIIGNKMRHEKVYEQLKAIAPTVFSETLRGEWKDNFKFYAKALNKEKEGQKVLADYEARMKDLKGKLGDKVNQEISMVRFMPGDVRIYHGDTFSGVILKELGFKRPGDQNKDDFAERNVSKERISAMDGDVLFYFTFDKGDEKKGSELEKEYINDPLFKNLNAVKNGKAYKVDDVIWNTAGGVMAANLLLDDIEKRFVK; encoded by the coding sequence ATGAATTTCATGCAAAAGAAATCGTTTACAGTATTTGTATTTCTACTAGCTTTTTCACTTCTTTTAAGTGCTTGTGGAAAATCAAATAACAAAGAAGAATCAACAAAAGAAGATAATAAAAAAGAAATGATTACCGTTGAACACGCAATGGGTAAAACAGAAGTTCCTGCTAATCCAAAACGTGTAGTTATTTTAACGAATGAAGGAACTGAAGCTTTACTTGAATTAGGTGTGAAACCAGTTGGTGCTGTAAAGTCTTGGACTGGTGATCCGTGGTATCCACATATTAAGGACAAAATGAAAGATGTAAAAGTTGTTGGCGACGAAGGACAAGTTAACGTTGAAACGATTGCTTCTTTAAAACCAGACTTAATTATCGGTAACAAAATGCGTCACGAAAAAGTGTACGAGCAACTAAAAGCTATTGCACCTACTGTTTTCTCGGAAACATTACGTGGTGAATGGAAAGATAACTTCAAATTTTATGCAAAAGCATTAAATAAAGAAAAAGAAGGTCAAAAGGTTTTAGCTGATTACGAAGCACGTATGAAAGATTTAAAAGGCAAACTTGGCGATAAAGTAAATCAAGAAATTTCTATGGTACGTTTTATGCCTGGTGATGTTCGTATTTATCATGGAGATACATTCTCTGGCGTTATTTTAAAAGAACTTGGATTTAAACGTCCTGGTGATCAAAATAAAGATGATTTCGCAGAGCGTAACGTATCTAAAGAGCGTATTTCTGCAATGGATGGTGATGTATTATTCTACTTCACATTCGATAAAGGCGACGAGAAAAAGGGTTCTGAACTAGAAAAAGAGTATATAAACGATCCTCTATTTAAAAATTTAAATGCAGTGAAAAATGGTAAAGCATACAAAGTTGACGACGTTATTTGGAATACAGCTGGTGGCGTAATGGCTGCTAACTTACTACTAGACGACATTGAAAAACGCTTTGTTAAATAA